The genomic segment CGCACCTCGTGAACGCCACGACAGTGCAGAACAACGGGCTCCTGCCAAAGTTCGAGGAGCAGCAGTTCAAGACCGTCGAGCCGGATGAGGACCGCACGCTCTATCTCATCCCGACTGCCGAGGTGCCGGTGACCGCTCTCCACACGGGCGAGACGCTGCCGGAGGGGACGCTGCCCAGGCGCTACGTGTCCTTCACGCCCTGCTACCGGCGCGAGGCAGGCACGTACGGCAAGGACATGAAGGGGATGATCCGCCATCACCAGTTCGACAAGGTCGAGCTGGTCAAGGTTACGACGCCGGCCCAGTCGCCCGGGGAGCTCGAGACGTTGGTCCTGAACGCCGAGGAGGTGCTCAAGCGTCTCGAGATCCCGTATCGCGTGGTGCTCCACTGCGCGGGGGACATGGGGTTCCAGGCGACGAAAAGCTACGACGTCGAGGTGTGGCTGCCGGGGCAGGGGAAATACCGCGAGATCTCGTCGTGCTCGGACTGCGGCGCCTTCCAGGCGCGGCGCGCGGAGATCCGTTACAAGCCCGACGGCGGCGGAAGGCCCGAGTTCTGCCACACGCTGAACGGTTCGGGGCTGGCCGTAGGACGCACGCTGATCGCGGTCCTCGAGAACTACCAGGAAGCCGACGGCGCCGTGACGGTGCCGGCGGCGCTCAAGCCATACATGGGCGGGCTCGAGCGCATCGGGCCCGCGTGATTGTGCTGCGGAGGGGTGGCCGAGTCTGGTTTAAGGCGCCGGTCTTGAAAACCGGAATCCCGCAAGGGGTCGGGGGTTCGAATCCCTCCCCCTCCGCCAATTATCATTTATCCGCAACAGGGCATCCTCAACATGGCCAAGCCATGTTGACCGTGGGCGAGATCACCGTTGGGCGCTCACGACGTGACGGACACCTCCACGATTGAGGCGGGTGCGCTTCCGTTCGGCTTCACAACGAGCTGGCGGTCATGGAAGGCGCGGAGCGAACTGCGGTGCCCTACGCTGAGCACGGCCGTGCCGCGCAGGCGGTCACGGACCAGTTGGTAGAGCCGCGTTTCTGCCGCCTCGTCCACCGCGGAGGTTGCTTCGTCGAGGAAGAGCCAGTCGGGTTTCTGAACCAGGGCGCGGGCGAAGGCAATTCGCTGCTGCTCGCCCGGGGAAAGCTGGAGCGCCCAGTGGCCGGCCTCGTCGAGGCGGCCGGCGAGCTCCGGCAGGCCCACCGCCTCGAGCGCCTCGCGCAGGACCTGGTCGTCGAGTTCTCCCGCGGGCAATCCCCCCGCCGGCGTCGGATAGCTGATGACCTCCCTGAGCGTCCCGATGGGCAGATAGGGTTTCTGGGGCAGAAATAGCACGGGACCCCGCGGGACACGAATCTCGCCTCGACCGAATGGCCAGATGCCCGCGATGGCCCGGATGAGCGTGCTCTTTCCGGCGCCGGACGGTCCCGAGAGAAGCGCCGATTCGCCGGGCGCGAGCGCAAGATTCACGCCCGAGATGAGCGCGGTGCCTCCGGGCAGGGCGAGATCGACGTTCTCGACGGCCAGCGCGAGCGCGTCGCCGGCCACGCGCCGGATTCCGTCGCGGGCGCCGGCCTGGGCGCGCACCCGGTCGAGCGCCTCCTCGAAGCCCACGAGCCGCTGGACCACCGAACGCCACTCGGCGATGTCCGTGTAGGAAGACACAATGAACGACAGTGAATCCTGTACCTGGCCGAATGCCGTTGCGGTCTGGACGAGCCCGCCCAGGGGGATCTCGCCCCGGAAGTACCGCGGCGCCGCCACCACGAAGGGGAAGATGATCGCCGCCTGGCCGTAGCCCGCGG from the Candidatus Methylomirabilota bacterium genome contains:
- the serS gene encoding serine--tRNA ligase, whose translation is NLPDASVPPGQTEDKNVEIRRWGALREFAFAPKPHEEIGEALGLMDFERAARMSKSRFVVLWGPLARLERALTDFMLDLHTREHGYTEVWVPHLVNATTVQNNGLLPKFEEQQFKTVEPDEDRTLYLIPTAEVPVTALHTGETLPEGTLPRRYVSFTPCYRREAGTYGKDMKGMIRHHQFDKVELVKVTTPAQSPGELETLVLNAEEVLKRLEIPYRVVLHCAGDMGFQATKSYDVEVWLPGQGKYREISSCSDCGAFQARRAEIRYKPDGGGRPEFCHTLNGSGLAVGRTLIAVLENYQEADGAVTVPAALKPYMGGLERIGPA
- a CDS encoding ABC transporter ATP-binding protein/permease translates to MSRLRRLLRNAWALTRPYWFSEDRWAAWGLLLAVITLNLGIVFINVLLNKWNNTFYNSLQDKNYDVFVQQLFRFTWLAGSFIIVAVYQLYLNQMLQIRWRRWLTERYLGEWLRDTAYYRMQLAGGETDNPDQRIAEDLRLFVTGTLVLGIGGMRAVVTLVSFIAILWGLSGAVTLPVGGFLVTIPGYMVWAALVYAIVGTWLTDRIGRPLVRMNFDRQRYEADFRFGLVRFRENTEGVALYHGEPDELRNFRTRFGSVVRNWWDIMRQQKRLTWFTAGYGQAAIIFPFVVAAPRYFRGEIPLGGLVQTATAFGQVQDSLSFIVSSYTDIAEWRSVVQRLVGFEEALDRVRAQAGARDGIRRVAGDALALAVENVDLALPGGTALISGVNLALAPGESALLSGPSGAGKSTLIRAIAGIWPFGRGEIRVPRGPVLFLPQKPYLPIGTLREVISYPTPAGGLPAGELDDQVLREALEAVGLPELAGRLDEAGHWALQLSPGEQQRIAFARALVQKPDWLFLDEATSAVDEAAETRLYQLVRDRLRGTAVLSVGHRSSLRAFHDRQLVVKPNGSAPASIVEVSVTS